The following coding sequences are from one Shewanella eurypsychrophilus window:
- a CDS encoding aminoacyl-tRNA deacylase, with protein sequence MGIAITLASFLNSHHVTYSVVKHRKTLSSLDSSASAHIPSAQVIKAVLLVNGEGDYMLAGIGSGRRLSVLKVSELMGEVYSLADEQDLLSLFHDCDKGAIPGLAEAYGVKMMLDKRLIDEDKVYIEAGDHCHLIKINHLQYTPLLSGTLLADISGESVGTPKFGDYDNAYDSNALSGSLSAI encoded by the coding sequence ATGGGTATCGCTATCACTTTGGCATCTTTTCTAAACAGCCATCACGTTACGTATAGTGTGGTGAAACATAGAAAAACCCTTTCTTCACTAGATTCATCGGCATCGGCACATATTCCAAGTGCACAAGTCATTAAAGCCGTATTACTGGTAAATGGAGAAGGTGACTATATGTTGGCTGGTATTGGTTCGGGTAGGCGCTTGTCAGTATTAAAAGTCAGTGAGTTAATGGGGGAGGTGTACAGCTTAGCTGATGAGCAAGACTTATTGTCCTTGTTTCATGATTGCGACAAAGGTGCGATTCCAGGGTTGGCAGAGGCTTATGGGGTCAAGATGATGCTTGATAAGCGTCTGATCGATGAAGATAAGGTTTATATCGAAGCTGGGGACCATTGTCATTTAATCAAGATTAACCATTTACAATACACGCCACTATTATCGGGTACTTTATTGGCTGATATCAGCGGCGAGTCAGTAGGTACGCCTAAATTTGGCGATTATGACAATGCATATGATAGTAATGCTCTCAGTGGCAGCTTAAGCGCTATATGA
- the yegD gene encoding molecular chaperone yields the protein MFVGFDYGSANCAIGIMDDSEVRLLPLSAGSNYLTSTLYALDRELIAEAVYQRMPQHLKAGYAKQRGAQLSRAKHARRDLDLESDEQAVFVGEQAVKAYLDMPEEGFYVRSPKSFLGASGLRPDQVALFEDIVTMMMLHVKHIAESEKGLNNPGIISHAVIGRPVNFQGVGGEESNLQAESILRLAAKRAGFIDVDFLFEPLAAGMDFEASLTEDKVVLVVDVGGGTTDCSVVKMGPSHVHSAERSQDFLGHSGQRVGGNDLDIALSMKAFMSHLGLGCHLSNGLPVPSKPFWNAVAVNDISAQRDFVSLSSRKMIQELVKDAKKPELLSRLLKVQHDQLGYRIVRSAEQAKIALSDSESVMIKLDYICPNLDAEVNRQLFSDAIKIPGEKIEALMEQALRAAGVCPDVIYVTGGTARSPAIYDKIAGLHPELPIVVGDHFGSVTAGLTRWAQKVFKED from the coding sequence ATGTTTGTTGGTTTTGATTATGGCAGCGCGAATTGCGCCATAGGTATCATGGATGATAGTGAAGTTCGATTACTCCCCTTATCGGCGGGATCTAATTATCTGACTTCAACGCTTTATGCCCTCGACAGAGAATTGATCGCCGAAGCCGTTTATCAGCGAATGCCGCAGCATTTAAAAGCGGGTTACGCAAAACAGCGTGGTGCTCAGTTAAGCCGTGCCAAGCATGCAAGGCGAGATCTCGATCTCGAAAGCGATGAGCAGGCCGTCTTTGTTGGTGAGCAGGCTGTTAAGGCATACTTAGACATGCCTGAGGAAGGATTTTATGTCCGCTCTCCTAAATCATTTCTTGGTGCCAGCGGCTTAAGGCCTGATCAAGTGGCCCTGTTTGAAGATATCGTCACCATGATGATGTTACATGTGAAGCATATCGCCGAATCTGAAAAAGGGCTTAATAACCCAGGTATTATCAGCCACGCGGTCATAGGTAGACCGGTTAACTTTCAAGGTGTCGGTGGTGAAGAGAGTAATCTTCAAGCTGAGTCAATATTACGTCTTGCAGCAAAGCGCGCCGGTTTCATTGATGTCGACTTTTTATTTGAGCCACTAGCAGCAGGTATGGATTTTGAAGCCAGTTTAACAGAAGATAAAGTCGTGCTGGTGGTCGATGTCGGCGGCGGTACCACAGATTGCTCAGTGGTAAAAATGGGGCCATCTCATGTCCACAGTGCCGAGCGAAGCCAAGATTTTCTCGGCCATAGTGGACAGAGGGTGGGGGGCAATGATTTAGATATTGCCTTATCGATGAAAGCTTTCATGAGTCACTTAGGCCTAGGTTGCCATTTGTCTAATGGTTTGCCTGTACCGAGTAAACCTTTCTGGAATGCTGTCGCGGTCAATGATATCAGTGCCCAGCGTGATTTTGTCTCTTTGAGCTCGCGTAAGATGATCCAAGAGCTGGTTAAAGATGCGAAGAAGCCTGAGTTACTCAGTAGATTGCTAAAAGTACAACATGATCAATTGGGCTATAGAATAGTACGCAGCGCCGAACAAGCTAAAATTGCATTATCAGATAGTGAATCAGTGATGATTAAGCTAGATTATATCTGTCCCAATTTGGATGCTGAAGTTAACCGTCAACTCTTTAGTGATGCGATAAAGATACCGGGTGAGAAAATCGAAGCATTGATGGAGCAGGCTTTACGTGCCGCTGGTGTATGTCCTGATGTGATTTACGTGACGGGTGGGACGGCAAGAAGCCCTGCCATCTATGACAAGATAGCAGGTTTGCATCCTGAACTGCCGATTGTCGTCGGTGATCATTTCGGCAGCGTTACCGCAGGGTTGACTCGTTGGGCACAAAAAGTATTTAAAGAGGATTAA
- a CDS encoding CreA family protein: MRKVSLLGKWVTAGVMVFGLSACGGDDVAKVSLGLFTTKDVIIDARHDPKIAGVTCHISRIEANLSLADPSDMSIACRQTGPISAQEIAGIDKSKNGEIVFKQSLSILFKSLKVRRIYDAKNQTLLYLSYSTKETKGSHKHALSTVPLYNTGAWQPSGVPVQ; the protein is encoded by the coding sequence ATGAGAAAAGTATCCCTTTTAGGGAAGTGGGTTACTGCAGGTGTGATGGTATTTGGCCTCAGTGCATGTGGCGGTGACGATGTCGCTAAAGTGAGTCTTGGTCTATTCACCACAAAAGATGTGATTATCGATGCTCGTCATGATCCTAAAATAGCAGGTGTCACTTGTCATATCAGTCGCATTGAAGCGAATTTAAGTTTGGCTGATCCTTCGGATATGAGTATCGCTTGCCGCCAAACAGGTCCTATTTCGGCGCAAGAGATTGCCGGAATTGATAAGAGTAAAAATGGTGAAATCGTATTCAAGCAATCTTTGAGTATTTTGTTTAAGTCTCTCAAAGTGCGCCGTATCTATGACGCGAAAAATCAAACTTTACTCTATCTTTCTTACTCGACTAAAGAGACGAAGGGGAGTCATAAGCATGCCTTATCGACAGTACCCCTCTATAACACTGGAGCATGGCAGCCTTCTGGGGTTCCGGTTCAGTAG